CAGGCCGCCGAGACCACGCCGTCCAGCACGACGGGCATCCGGCGCACCGCACTCTGCAGCAGGAACCCCGTCATGGCCGCCAGGTCCGCGCCGCCGACGGTGGCCAGCAGCTCCAGCTGGTCCCCGAGGACCGGGCGGGCCCGTCGCAACGCGTCCCGGATCGCCGCGCACTTGCGCATCCAGGCCAGGTCGTCGATGCCCGCACCGCCGCGCCCGGTCACCACCGAGGCGTCCGTACCGCACAGGGCGGCGATCAGAGTCGAGGCGGCCGTCGTGCCGCCGACGCTCAGATCGCCCAGCACCACCAGATCCGTGCCGGAGTCGGCCTCCTCGTCCGCGATGCGCATCCCGAGCCGTACGGCCTCCTCGGCCTCCTCGGCCGTCAGCGCGTCCTCGACGTCGATCCGGCCGCTGCCGCGCCGCACCCGGTGGCGCACGACGGCCTCGGGCAGCAGATCCGGATCGCAGTCCAGACCGGCGTCGACGATCCGCACGGGCACGGAGAAGCGGCGGGCCAGCACGGCGACGGGGCTGGCGCCGTCCAGCGCCGCGCGGACGAGTTCGTGCGCGGTCCCGGCGGCCCGGCCCGAGACGTCCAGCTCCGCCACCCCGTGGTCACCGGCGAACAGCACGACGCGCGGCCGCTCGATCGCCTTGACGGGCACCGACTGCTGGGCGGCCGACAGCCATTCCCCCAACTCGTCGAGCCGGCCGAGGGCGCCGACGGGAACGGCGAGCCGCTCCCGGTGTTCCTCGGCATCACGCCGTACGCCTCCGTCGGGGCGTTCGATCAGGTCGGAGAAGTCGTCCAGGTTCACGGGGGTCTGCCTCGCGGGTCGGCGCTAGGTGGGCCGGAACCCGCCGGGGGGCTCCTGTCCGGAACAGTACCCGGCACGCCCTCCCCCATCTCCGGCCCCGCACCCTCCCGCGCCTCAGCCCCGCAGCACCAGCGCCTGCCCCGCCACCACCAGCATCACCTGCTCGCACTCGGCGGCGAACGCGGCGTTCAGGCGGCCCAGTTCGTCCCGGAAGCGCCGCCCCGAGGCCGTCGCGGGGACCACGCCCGAGCCGGTCTCGTTCGTCACGGCGACGACCGTACGACGCGTCCCGCGCACCGCGCGGACGAGCTCGGCGACGCGTCCGCGGAGCTTCTCCTCCCCGCCGTCCGCCCACCGGCCGTCGTCCCACGCGTCGACCCGGTCCATCGCGTCCGTCAGCCACAGCGACAGACAGTCGATCAGCAGGGGCGGGCCGTCCTCCTCCAGCAGACCCACCAGTTCGCAGGTCTCCTCGGTGCGCCAGGCGGCGGGCCTGCGCTCGCGGTGCAGCCCGACCCTGGCCGCCCACTCGGCGTCCCCCTCACGGCGCCCGCCCGTCGCCACGTAGACCACCTCGGGGAAGGTCTCCAGACGCTGTTCGGCCTCCACCGACTTCCCCGAACGTGCCCCGCCCGTGACCAGCGTGCGCCGGGGCACCTCGGGAACCGCGTGGTACGCGCCGACCGGCAGCGTCGAGCCGTCCGGCACCGCCCGGGCGCCGCCGGCCGCGAGCCGGCGGTCCAGCTCGGCCCCGGGCGGCGCGTCGTGGTCCAGATGGACGGCGACGACCTCGGTGTCCGGCCCGACCGCCTCGACGGCCCGCAGCCTGGCCACGGCGTCCGGCCGCCCGATCACGTCGCACACGACCATGTCGTACGGCTCCGCCACCGGGGCCGCCAGGCCGGCGGGGGAGGCCCCGGGCGGCAGGTACAGCAGGCGCTCGCCCTCCGGCGACGTCACCTCGTAACCCGTACCCGGCGCGTCCATCGCCAGGGCCCGTACCCGGTGGCCGCTGATCAGAGTGAGCTCCTGGCCGTCCGGGACACGGCTCGCGGGCGGGAGGGAGGCGGGCAGCTCCACCGCGGGCCCGTCATGGGGGTGGGTCAGCAGCACCTGCCGCACGGCGGCGAGCGAGCGGCCCGCGCGGGCGGCGGCGAACACGGCACCCGGGGTGAGGTCCAGCAGCAGCGCGTCGTCGACGAGCAGCGCGGTGGCGGCCCGTGCCCCGCCGCCGCGGGAGGAGGCGCAGACGGCGCAGGGGCAGTCGGGCCGCGGCAGCCCGTCGGGGGCGCCGGTGCCGAGCAGTGTCAGTTCCACGCTCTGATCCTCCCGTGTCCATCCGCCACCTGCGCGCCCGGGACACCCACTAGTCTTCGGGGAGCAACGTGACCCAGGAGGCGGACATGGCGTGGACGTGGCGGTTCGAGAAGTCCGACGGTACGGAGACGGAGCCGGCGCTGCAGCCGGAGGAGTTCACGACCCAGGGCGACGCGGAGTCCTGGATCGGTGAGTTCTGGAAGGAGCTCCTCGAAGGCGGCGCGGACCAGGTGACGCTCTTCGAGGACGCGACGAAGATCTACGGCCCCATGGGCCTCCAGGCCGACTGAGGCCCGCGGACCCGCCCGGACCCCGGCGTCCGGGCGGGCTCCCCGGCCGCCGGTGACCATGGGCCCCTGACCGGCTCTCAGATCTCTCCCAGGGTGACCTCGGCGCTCTTCGCCGCGTCGCCCCGGGTGTACGTCACCTCGACCTTCTCGCCCGGCTTGTCGCCCGCCAGGGCCTCCGAGAGGGAGGTGATCGTCGTGACCCGGTCGTCACCGATCCGGGTGATGATGTCGCCGGCTCGCAGCCCGGCCTTCTCCGCGGCCCCGCCCTTCTGGACGCTGACGATCGCGACACCCGCGGGCTTGTACGCGTCGTCGACGACGGTGCGTCCCGTGATCTCCAGCGCCGCCCGGCCCGAGTCGGTGACCTTGCCCGATTCGATGATCTGGTCGGCGACCGTCCGGACCATGGAGACGGGGATGGCGAACCCGATCCCCGGCGCCGCGGAGTCGCCCAGCTGGGGGTCGGTCGCCGCGAGGGTCGGGATACCGATCACCTCGCTGTCGAGGTTCACCAGGGCGCCACCGCTGTTGCCCGGGTTGATCGCCGCCGAGGTCTGCACCATGTCGGCGAGCGTCGCCCCGGTGCCGCCGCCCGAGCGGCTCTCGCTGACGGTCCGCCCCACGGCCGAGACGATGCCCTGGGTGACGCTGCTGGACAGTCCGAGCGGTGAGCCCATCGCCAGGACGATCTGCCCCACCTCCACCTCGTCGGTGTCCCCGAACTCCGCGGCACGTAGCCCGTCAGGCGCGTCGTCGAGCTTGATGACGGCCAGGTCCTGCTCGGGGTAGGACGAGAC
The DNA window shown above is from Streptomyces sp. Alt3 and carries:
- the cobT gene encoding nicotinate-nucleotide--dimethylbenzimidazole phosphoribosyltransferase; protein product: MNLDDFSDLIERPDGGVRRDAEEHRERLAVPVGALGRLDELGEWLSAAQQSVPVKAIERPRVVLFAGDHGVAELDVSGRAAGTAHELVRAALDGASPVAVLARRFSVPVRIVDAGLDCDPDLLPEAVVRHRVRRGSGRIDVEDALTAEEAEEAVRLGMRIADEEADSGTDLVVLGDLSVGGTTAASTLIAALCGTDASVVTGRGGAGIDDLAWMRKCAAIRDALRRARPVLGDQLELLATVGGADLAAMTGFLLQSAVRRMPVVLDGVVSAACALVAQRAAFRAPDWWLAGQVSGEPAQAKALDRMALTPLLDHGVTVGEGSGALLALPLVQAAAALAAELPERAQEPAEEETGEPSDDAEPAGSTA
- a CDS encoding bifunctional adenosylcobinamide kinase/adenosylcobinamide-phosphate guanylyltransferase, whose product is MELTLLGTGAPDGLPRPDCPCAVCASSRGGGARAATALLVDDALLLDLTPGAVFAAARAGRSLAAVRQVLLTHPHDGPAVELPASLPPASRVPDGQELTLISGHRVRALAMDAPGTGYEVTSPEGERLLYLPPGASPAGLAAPVAEPYDMVVCDVIGRPDAVARLRAVEAVGPDTEVVAVHLDHDAPPGAELDRRLAAGGARAVPDGSTLPVGAYHAVPEVPRRTLVTGGARSGKSVEAEQRLETFPEVVYVATGGRREGDAEWAARVGLHRERRPAAWRTEETCELVGLLEEDGPPLLIDCLSLWLTDAMDRVDAWDDGRWADGGEEKLRGRVAELVRAVRGTRRTVVAVTNETGSGVVPATASGRRFRDELGRLNAAFAAECEQVMLVVAGQALVLRG
- a CDS encoding S1C family serine protease — its product is MDATPSRTRVRRSLMPLAAGACAIALTGGCAGPGPAPSAAPDRRAVVSRATGDLEDRYQSVIKDVLPSVVQIGAGDGLGSGIVYDDKGHIVTNAHVVGDEKSFDVSVATGEKVLKASLVSSYPEQDLAVIKLDDAPDGLRAAEFGDTDEVEVGQIVLAMGSPLGLSSSVTQGIVSAVGRTVSESRSGGGTGATLADMVQTSAAINPGNSGGALVNLDSEVIGIPTLAATDPQLGDSAAPGIGFAIPVSMVRTVADQIIESGKVTDSGRAALEITGRTVVDDAYKPAGVAIVSVQKGGAAEKAGLRAGDIITRIGDDRVTTITSLSEALAGDKPGEKVEVTYTRGDAAKSAEVTLGEI